From a single Bryobacter aggregatus MPL3 genomic region:
- a CDS encoding PadR family transcriptional regulator, with product MASSRFPIPQGTQDMLILQILSLEPAHGYGISQRLEQISKSVIQLNQGSLYPALHRLEQKEWLQAEWKQSETGREAKFYSLTAAGRKQLAAEKESWARLTGAVQLIFDEGSWS from the coding sequence ATGGCTTCTTCTCGATTCCCAATCCCCCAAGGCACGCAGGACATGTTGATTCTCCAGATTCTGTCGCTGGAGCCTGCACACGGCTACGGCATTTCCCAACGGCTCGAACAAATTTCGAAATCCGTTATCCAACTCAACCAGGGCTCCCTCTATCCTGCGCTCCATCGGCTCGAACAGAAGGAATGGCTCCAGGCGGAGTGGAAGCAATCGGAAACAGGACGGGAGGCGAAATTTTATTCTTTAACCGCTGCCGGACGAAAACAGCTCGCCGCTGAGAAAGAGAGCTGGGCCCGGCTGACGGGAGCCGTCCAACTCATCTTCGATGAGGGGAGTTGGTCATGA